Part of the Hydrogenimonas thermophila genome, ATTCAACAGATGACTCTATGTTTGAAGAGGATTAAAAAAGAGTTGGCTGTTCAAGAGATTTAATTTTAAAACTCTTTCTATGAACAGGCGAAAGACCATTTTTTGCAATTGCATCAATGTGTGCTTTTGTCCCGTAACCTTTATGTTTTTCAAAACCATACTGAGGGTATTTTTTAGATAACTCTACCATATATCGATCACGTGTTACTTTTGCAAGTATGCTTGCTGCACTCACTTCAGGAACATCAACATCAGCTTTAACTTGACAACGTAAGCCTGAAATACCAAATGTAGTATTCCCGTCAAAAATATACTCTGCATCAGGAATTGTTTGCATAATCTCTTTTAAACCTGAGATCAAACAAGCACTGATGCCAAGATTGTCTATAGTTTCTGCTTCAAAAGATACAATATGATAGATGCTATTTTCAATTATAAGATCATACAGCTTTTCGCGCTTTTTCTCAGTCAGTTTTTTTGAGTCATTAAGTTCATCAATAGAGTCTTTCAGAATAACTCCAGCCATAACCAAAGGACCTGCAACAGGTCCACGCC contains:
- a CDS encoding ribonuclease HII, which encodes MKQLCGIDEAGRGPVAGPLVMAGVILKDSIDELNDSKKLTEKKREKLYDLIIENSIYHIVSFEAETIDNLGISACLISGLKEIMQTIPDAEYIFDGNTTFGISGLRCQVKADVDVPEVSAASILAKVTRDRYMVELSKKYPQYGFEKHKGYGTKAHIDAIAKNGLSPVHRKSFKIKSLEQPTLF